DNA sequence from the Tenacibaculum mesophilum genome:
AGCTTAAATCTAAGTCTTCTGTTAAAGTATCTCCCTCCCAGTTTCCAGCATCGTAAATACACTCTTTACGCCAAATACCTGCAGTACCATTAAAATTAATAAAATGTCCTTGGCTATTTCTACCTACTTGTTCTAAAGTAAAATGAGCATCTAAAGCAAACGCTTGAATTTTTGTTAAGGTTGAATAATTTCTATTAATATGTCCCCAACGAGTTTGAACTACGCCTATTTCAGGATCTTTAAAATACGGAACGGTTTCCAGTAACCAATTTTCCTTAGGTAAGAAATCGGCATCAAAAATAGCAATAAATTCACCTTTGGCCGTTTTAAGTCCTTCCTTTAGGGCGCCAGCCTTAAATCCTTGACGGTTTTCACGTCTAATATGTTGAATGTCTAAACCTGTTTTTTGAAGCTCTTTAATTTGTTTAGCTGTGCTCTCAATTGATTCATCGGTAGAATCATCTAATACTTGAATTTCTAACTTTTTGCGTGGATATTCTAATTGAGCAATGTTGTGTAATAAACGCTCCATTACATATAGCTCATTATATACAGGTAGCTGTATTGTTACATACGGAACTTTGTTAATGTCAGATAAATCTAATTTGGGTGCGCTTTCCTTTTTTTTCTGAGCTTTCAAATAGTTGATAAGCAGGTTTAACTGAGCTATAGCGTATAACAATATAAGTACTAATGATATAGTGTATAGTGTAATTATTATGTATTCTAAGACCATTATTTAAAGCTATATTTAAAGATCCAACCTAAAATTTTTATGCCGGCTAATATACTACCTTTTACAGTTCCTGAAACCTTTGAAACGCCAATTCTATTTCTATATTTCATAGGAATTTCTGTATAAGTTAATTTTTGTTTCAAAGCCTTTAATTGCATTTCTACTGTCCAACCATACGTTTTGTCTTCCATGTTTAAAGCTAGTAGTTTATCATATTTTATTGCTCTGAAAGGACCTAAATCAGTGAATTTTGCACCAAAAAACAACTTCATTAAAGTAGTTGCTAGCCAATTACCAAAAACTTGTTGAGGAGTCATAGAGCCCTTTTCACGTAGTCGTTGTACACGAGCACCAATTACAAAATCAATGTTATCATTCATTATTGGAGCAACAAGCTCAGTAAGTTGTTCAGGATAATCAGAATAATCTCCGTCTAAAAAAACAACGATATCTGGCTTTTCGTTTTTAATAGAAATATATTCCATCCCTTTCAAACAAGCATATCCGTAACCTTTTCTATTTTCAGAAAGTACTGTTGCTCCTGCGTTTTTAGCAATGGTTTCAGTATTATCTGTTGAATTGTTACTAATAACAATTACCTCGTCTACTATGGAAGGAATGTCATTGATTACATGGGCAATGGAATCTTGTTCGTTATATGCGGGGATGATAACTTTTATAAGTGGATTCATTAATTATTTTAAGTCGTTGAGATTGTTTTCTTTTGCAAAAGAAGACAAATTATTCCATTCTTTTAGCTTTAGTCCTTCTTTAAACTTTATAGCTTTTGTTACCTTATGTTTTTTGTATAATAAACAGTAACCGTTTTTTTTATTGTTTTTGATTTGACATTTTTGATAAATACCTCCTTTATTATTGTAAAAGACCCACCATTTGTTTGGTAATCCATTAATAAAATGTCCTTCCTTTTTTTTAAAAGAGTTTTCATAATAAAAATGCCAATACTTAACAGGAAGGTTATTTTTAAAACTTCCTTCTTTTTTAATGTTTCCATTTTTGTAATAAAAAATCCAATAATCGGTTTTTTTATTATTTTCAAGCCAGCCTTCTTCTTTTAGTGTTCCTTCTTCATAAAATGATTTATGATATGTTTTTTGCCCAACTAAAGAGAAAGTAATAAAAAAGCATAGTATGAAAACATTATTTTTCATTTACCAATTTCATTAAATCAACATCGTTACCTAATAAAACCTCTGTTGGGTTGATACGTCCTTTTTCCGGACCATTTTCCAACTTCAATACTCCTCTAGGGCATACTGCCGAACAAATACCACAACCAACACAACTTGCACGCACTATATTTTCTCCTTTTTGGGCATATGCACGTACATCAATACCTTGTTCACAATACGTAGAACAATTTCCACAAGAAATACATTGTCCGCCATTGGTAGTAATTCTAAATCGAGATTTAAAACGTTGTACAATTCCTAAATAAGCGGCTAACGGACAACCGAAACGACACCAAACACGGTTTCCAAAAATTGGATAAAACCCGGTACCAATAACTCCTGCAAACCAAGCTCCTATTAAAAAGCTGTAGGTGTCTTTTATCCATTGAGAGTTGATTCCAAGGAAAGATTGTGCACCAGTAAAGTAACAGTATAACGTTACAACGGTCATTATTAACGAGAACACCAAAACACTATGTATTAACCAGCGCTCTAGTTTCCATGCATTCATACTTTTGTTAGAATGCTGACGGTATGGATCACCTAAAGTTTCAGCTAAACCACCACAACCACAAACCCAAGAGCAATACCATCTTTTTCCGAAGAAATATACCATTACAGGAACAATGATAAGCGTAAGTACAATACCCCAAACTAAAATAAATAAACCAATAGCTCCGCTATTTCTCAAGCTATCTAAATTCCATTCAAAAAAGAAATCATAGTCTAACGGAAAAGCATTTTTAAAATCATACCCAGGCATATTTAAACTGGTCATGATTTCTGGAATAAGGAAGGCAAATACAATCTGAAAAAATAAAACAGAAGTTGTTCTTATAACTTGGTATTTGTTGTGTCTATACTTTATATACATTCTTACTCCCATTGTAAGCATAATCACACAGTATAAAAAACCGTATACAAACCACTGGCTTGCCTCACCGCCGTTTAAAAATTTACTGATAGGGTCTAATATAAAAGTCCAGTTAACCACATAATCAGGAAAAAAATAAAGCAACAAGTAAAAAACAACTAAGTAAATTAAAACTAACCAAGCTATCCATCCTCGATTTGTACTAGCTTCTAAATAAATACCATTATTCTTTATTCCTTTTGGACCAAGTAAAATAAAATTAGGAAGTATAAATAACAGTGCTCCCAAAATACCTAAACCAAAAGTGAGTAACCATAGCAAACTTGAGTTGTTTCTAACAAAACCATTTCCAGCTTTTTTAGCTAACTCATAACTTAAGGTATGGGGTTTCCCATAAATTAAATATTGGTATTGTTCACCTTTTTTATCCCAATTTTTTTCAGCGTCGTATTTAGCAATTAGAGTATTATAATGATTGTTAGATGCTTCATAAGCATTTCTAACCCGACTAGAAAATTCAAAAATATTAAAGCTTTCATCGGTAACAATAGCTTTACTGAGTTCCTCTTTTATGATTTCACTTTTATATCCTTTTTCAGTAATAAATGAATCTAGTTCTGATTGATTTAAATTAAAAGAACCCGTAAAAATTACTCCTGAAAAAATGATTAACCCTATTAAGAATAGAAGTAGACCTGTTTGTTTTATTATTTTCATCCTAAACTCTGCTGAAAATTCGCTTCCAGCTTTTCTTTTTTAATTGAATATTGGTGTTGTTTTCTTTGTTGAATTTTGCTACAATTTCTGATTCGTGAAGTTTATAGAATTCTGGGTCGAAGTTTGCATCTGCTAAATGTTCTAAAGTATAAGTTACAGACTGCTTTTTATTCAAAATTTTGTCAAAAAACTCATGACGCATTCGTATCCCTAATGTATTTATACCAAGGAATTCTTGCGTGTTTTTATCATAGTTAATTCGAATACATTTTTTACCACTTTCGTGCTCCCAGTAAAAATGAGCTTCATTTTCTTTAGGTTGCGGCCATACCCAACCATAAGTTTGGTATTCAATATCAATAAATTTTGCTGAGTTAAACCAGTGCCCTGGTTTGTATTGAATTCGATTGCCACAAATAGTTTGTGCAACAGTTTCTCCCATCATTCTACCAGTGTACCAAACAGCTTCAATAGGACGACGTAAACCAATTGCTTCATGTTGTTCTGCACAATCTCCAATTGCATACACATCTTTGATATTGGTTTCTAAAAAACGATTGACTTTAACTCCTCTACCAAGTTCAATTTTCGAATCTTTTAAAAAGTCAATATTAGGAGAAACACCAGCAGTCAAACCAACAACATTACAAGGTATTTCTTCACCAGTTTCTTCAATAATTACAGATGTAACTTGCCCGTTTTTATCTGACCTTATCTCCTTCAAGTTCACACCTAAGCGTAAATCGATATGATTTTCTATAATTTCACGATTTATCATGGCAGATTCTCCCTTGGGTAACACTTTGTCCCAAAAACTATTTTCACGAACTAAAAAGGTAACAGGGATATTTCTGCTATGAAGCATTTCGGCAAGTTCAATTCCAATTAAACCTCCACCAACAATAACAGCTCTTTTACATATTTTGTTGTTTGGAGCATATTGTTCAAGAGCCTCTAAATCTTGTTTATGATACATTCCCGTAACACCTTTTAAGTCTTGTCCAGGCCAACCAAACTTGTTAGGTTTAGAGCCAGTGGCTATAATTAACTTATCGTAAGACAGTTTTTCTCCAGTGCTAAAGGCTATTTCTTTTTCTGATGAATGTACTTTTGAAACAAACCCTTTTTTGAGATTGATTCTGTTTTTTTTCCAAAACCAAGATTCGTAAGGTTGTGTATGTTCAAATTTCATGTGTCCCATGTACACATACATTAAAGCTGTTCTTGAAAAGAACTCATCAGTTTCAGAAGAAATAAGGGTAATTTTTTTGTCTGATAATTTTCTGATATGCCTTGCGGCTGTAACTCCAGAAATTCCATTACCAATAATAACAACGTGCTCCATAAATGTTGATTTGCTGTTTAGGTCGTTGCTAAAGTTAAGAACTTAATAAAGGAATTGAATTTAGAATGATTTTAAATAAAAGAGCTTTGTAAGAGAAGTTTTTTTTAAGCGACTTAAGATCTATATAAAAAATTAACCTTATGAAACGACAATTAGCAAGCCTTACAGTTTTACTGTTTTTTGTAGTGCAACTTTCAAATGCTCAAGATGATAAAGCAGAAAAATCAAATATTCAAACATATACACCATCTAAGCTTTTAAATAATGGTCAGTGGGATATTAAATGGTTTAATAACCTATATACTGAAACAAAATTTGCAGATGCAGATGGTAACACCAAATCGAAAGCAAGAGAGAATTACTTTACTTCAACGTTGGAAGCTTTCACTGGAATTTCTAAAAATAACCGTATTAACGTAGGAGCAATTGTAGAGTTTCGTTCCAACACAATAGGAGGGCGTCAAGCATTATCAGTATTTAGTTTAGAAGATAACCCAAATTCTGAAAGAAAAGGAATTACATCAATTGCACCAGCTATTAAGTTTCAACCATTAAAAAATGTAGGAAACTTTTCCGTTCAATCAGCAATACATATTCCTTTGGTGAGTAATGAAACAGAAAATGGTGTCTTTTTAGATCAAACAGCATTGACTTTTCAGAATCGATTTTTTTACGATTATACTTTTTCTAGTGGAAAATGGCAGTTATTTACAGAGTTAAATACGGAGTACAATTTTGGTGATGAGGATAGCTTTGCGAACAATACTTTTTTGTTAACTCCTGGTGTTTTCTTTAGTTATTTTCCCAACGAAAAGTCTACCGTATTAGTGTTTTCTCAACATTCACAAAGATTTGGAGATTTTACACAAGATTATACAGCTTTAGGTTTGGGAGGAAAATATCAATTAACCAGTGTTTTAAACTTGGAGGTTTTGTACAGTAACTTTGTTAGAGGAAACAACAATGGGCTAGGACAAAGTTTTAATGTAGGATTAAGGGCATTATTTTAAAAATAGTAAATTAGAGGAGTAATGAAAACTCTAAAACTCCTTTTTATAATAAGTTGTGTTTTTTTGGTAAGCTCTTGTACGAGCCAATCAAAAAAGATAAACGGTGTTAGTTTTGTTGCTTCTTCAAAGAAGATAACAAGTAAACATATTAATGATGTAAAAAAGGTATCAGCAAATTATGTAACGTTGATGCCTTTTGCTTTTGTTAAAAGCTTGTCTTCTCCAAATGTAATTTATGACTCCAAAAAGCAATGGTTTGGAGAGACAAAAGAAGGTGTAAAACAATATGCCAAAGAGTTTCAACAAAGTAAAATAAAGATTATGTTGAAACCACAAATTTGGGTTTGGAATGGGGTGTATACAGGAACTATAAAAATGAAATCTGAAGATGAATGGAGAGAGTTAGAACAATCGTATGAAGATTTTATCCTCGTTTTTGCCAAAGTAGCAGAAGAAATTAATGCAGAAATTTTTTGTATTGGAACAGAATTGGAGCAGTTTGTAATAAACAGACCAGAATACTGGAAAAAACTCATTAAAAAAATTAGAAAGGTATACTCTGGAAAATTGACCTATGCAGCAAATTGGGACGAATTTAAGCGAGTAGACTTTTGGGAGGATTTAGACTTTATAGGAATTGATGCTTATTTTCCGTTAAGTGATCAAAAATCCCCAACTCTTAAAGATTTTGAAAAAGGTTGGCAACCTCACAAAAATGAAATTATTCAGGTTCAAAGTAAGTTTAATAAGCCTGTTTTATTTACCGAGTATGGGTACAGAAGTGTAAATTTTACTGGAAAAGAGCCATGGAAATCAGATAGAATAGAAGGAGATATCAATTTAGAAAACCAACAAAAAGCATTACAAGCTTTGTATAATCAATTTTGGAAAGAAGATTGGTTTGCTGGTGGTTTTGTTTGGAAATGGTTTCATAATCATAAAGAAGTTGGAGGGGAAGATAACAATAGGTTTACACCTCAAAACAAACCAGCAGAATTGACTATAAAAAAGATGTATGAAAATAGTAAATGAAAAATATAAAAATAAGTATCTATTTTTCTTGAAGACAATAATTCTTGCAACATTTTGGTTGTCTGTAAACTGTTATTCACAAGAAAAAAGTATAGAAAAAATTACTTTTTCAGGAGCTAAAAAAACGAAAGCACATGTTTTAAAGAAAATACTGAAATCAAAAGAAAATAAAGTGCTTGATTCAATGGTATTAAAAGAAGATATGATTCGTTTGAAGCGCTTACCAGCAATTTCTAATGCGTATTTTAAAGCATCATGTTCTGAGGGTAAATGTAATGTTGTTGTAACTGTAGAAGAGAACTTTACAATAATTCCAGAAGTTAATTTTCACAAAACGATCAATCAAAAATTAGCCTACAGAATAGGAGTGGGTGAGTATAACTTTTTGGGAAGGAACATGACCTTAGGTGCGTTTTACCAATACAATGGTTTTGATTCTTATGGAATTAACTTTAGGGCTCCTACGTTATTTTCAGCAAAATGGGGAGTGTCATTAAGTCATCAAAACTGGACGAGTGAAGAACCACTTTATTTTGGTAGTGAATCAGCCAATTATAAGTATCAGAATATCTCTTATGAAGCTTTGGCTTTATACCAACACAATTTTAAAAATCAGTTTCAATTTGGAATTAATTTTTTTGAGGAAAAGTATAATTATTTAAGAGGAAGTACTTCATCGGATGTTCCTACTGAGTTAAATGTAGATAAAAAGCTACTGAAGCTAATTTATGTTTTTGATAATCTAGATTATAATTATCAATACATTAACGGAATAAAAAATGAGTTTCATGGACAATATGTAACTTCTGAAAATGAATATCAGAATGATTTTTTAATTTTTTGGAATGACTTTTTTTACTTTAAAAGAATAGGTGAAAAAGGAAATTGGGCAAACAGATTGCGTTTTGGTTTGTCATCTAATGATGATACTCCATTTGCTCCATTTGCTTTAGATAATAATTTGAATTTACGAGGAGTTGGTATTTTAGTTGATCGAGGTACTGGAAGTATTGTTTGGAATACCGAATATAGGCATACGCTGTATGAAAAAAAATGGTTTGTTATTCAAAGTAATGTGTTTGTAGACGCTGGAACATGGCGTAATCCAGGAGGAAGTTTTGATGATTTTATCAATAGTGATAATATGAAAGTTTATTCAGGTATAGGTTTACGTTTCATTAATAAAAAAATATTCAATGCAATTTTTAGAATTGATTATGGGCATGGGCTTACAAAGAATGGATCAAAAGGATTTGTGTTTGGTATAGGTCAATATTTTTAATCACAGATAGCCTAGAGTTTAATCTAGAATGAGTTGTTTATTTGCATAAAAAAAAACGAGGTTGTGAAATACAAACCTCGCTTTTTAAGCTATTCTTATGTAGAAAAACGTTTTATTTTTTCTTTGGGTGTACTAACTTCATTTCTTCAATTAAGTGTTTTGCTCCTGCATATTTATCTACAATAAATAATACATAGCGAACATCAACCATAATATTTCTACAAATTTCAGGATCGTAATTCATATCACTCATCGTTCCTTCCCATACACGGTCGAAGTTTAATCCAATTAAGTTTCCGTGTGCATCAATAGCAGGACTACCAGAGTTACCACCTGTGGTATGATTGGTTCCTAAGAAACAAACAGGAACTTTTCCGTTTTTATCAGTGTATTGTCCAAAATCTTTAGCGTCGTATAAATCGCGTAACTTTTGAGGTACATCAAATTCATAATCACCAGGAACGTATTTTTCAATAACACCATCTAAATAACTTACAGGATTGTAGTATACAGCATCTCTAGGAGAGTATCCACGAACTTGACCGTAAGTAACACGTAAAGTGCTGTTAGCATCAGGAAAATAGCGTGTATTTGGTAATGCTTCCATTAATGCTTTCATGTATGTTTTTTGTAACGCTGTAATTGGCTGGTTTTTCTGTTGAAACTCAGGATTTATTTTTGTGTAAAACTCTTCAATCATAGGCTTAGCATATTGGTAAGCAGCATCTTTGTTTAAGTTTTTTACCACCTTTTTAGCGTCTCCTTCTAATAATTGTAAAGCTTTATTTAAATCAGTAAAATTTGTTTTGTCATAAATAGAAGCATCTACATTAGTAGGATTGTATAAAGGCATTACATTTTTAAACACTCCTTTATCAACATTTACATCAAAGTTTTTATGAATTCCTTTAATTCGATTTACCAAAGAAGTTCTAGCTTCTTCAAACTTTTTAGGTTTATTTAAAGCTACTTGTTCTAACTGATACGCTCTAAAAGTCATTTGCATCAACTCGTTGGTAACTAAGAAAACTTCAATAAAGTTTCTTCTTTTAATATTAATATCAGCAAAGTCTATATATAATTTTTCAAACTCAGGAAGAATATTTCCGTAGGTTTTTTCTAATCCTTTTTCTTTTAATGCTTTTTTGAAAGTAGCTTCAAAAGCTTGACGCTCTGCGATAGCATTACTCTTTTTAATTCCTAGATTTTCACCAATCCATTTTTTCCAAGCATTTGCAATACGTGCTTGTTTTGAAGCATATTTAATACGAACAGCATCACTAGCTTTCATTTGTGCATCAATTTCTTTTAATGCAGCTTCACGAATAGCAATGTTACTCGGATTAAACTCTTGTGTAATATGTTTAATAGCAACAGCGGGTAAATATTCATTAGTACGACCTGGGAAACCAAAAACCATAGTAAAATCACCTTCTTCAATTCCATCTAAAGAAACTGGTAAAAAGTGCTTTGGTTTGTAAGGAACGTTGTCTTTGCTGTATTTAGCAGGACGATTGTTTTTATCAGCATAAATTCTGAATAATGAAAAATCTCCTGTATGACGAGGGAAAACCCAGTTATCGGTATCACTACCAAATTTTCCAATACTACTTGGTGGTGCACCTACTAAACGAACGTCTTCAAATTTTTCTGTAACAAATAAGAAATATTGATTGCCTTTGTAAAATGGCTTTATTTTAACACCTTGCCATGTTTCTTTTTGTACTGTTTTTTGAATTTCGTTGATGTTTTTATCAATAGTCGATTGTTTTTCACGTTCAGTCATAGTATCAGTAACCCCATTCAATGCTTTGGTAGTTACATCATCAATACGAACAATAAATTCAACATATAGCCCTTTATTAGGTAATTCTTCTTTTTTATTCATCGCCCAAAAACCATCTTTTAGGTAATCATTTTCTAAAGATGAGTGAGATTGAATTTGTCCAAAACCACAGTGGTGATTGGTTAAAATTAATCCTTCAGGAGAAATCACTTCGCTAGTACAACCTCCGTTAAAATGCCCAATAGCATCTTTTAAACTTGAGTTATTTACATCATAAATGTCTTTAGCGGTAAGTTTACTTCCTAAAGAGGTCATTTCTTGTTCATTCATTCCTTCTAAAAGAGAAGGAATCCACATACCTCCTTGCTGTGCAGTAACTTGAACGACAATAAATAAGAATAGAATTTTTATATACTTCATCTGTTTATTTTTAAAAAGCTAAAGATACAAATTGGTAGCAAAACAGCTAATTGAAAGTATTAAGTAATAGGTTAAAAAAGACTTAAAATGTTATTTTTTTCCTATTGGATATATTTCTTGGTGAATAAAGTCTTTAGGGAATTTTTCATCCCCTTCAAAACCTAATTCAATATCACGCCCATTGTAAGGAATGTAGTCAGTTTTAAAAATGTAATCCCATATGCTTAGCGTAATTCCAAAGTTTACTCCCATTTTTCTGTCTTCAGGAAGTTCTTTTGCATGATGCCAAATATGCATTTTTGGATTGTTCAGAATATATTTTAACCAACCGTAATCCCAGTTAATATTGGCATGATTAAGATGACCAATAGTAATGTTGAAAAAATGAACAATAGCAACGTCTTGTGCTGTAAATCCGCCCATAATAGCAAGCGGAATATACTTCATAGAGTTATATACTACGGGTTCCATCCAATGGTAACGTAAGTGGGCAGCAAACCCCATTTGTTTTACGGAATGGTGCACTTTATGAAAGTTCCATAAAAATTCATATCGATGTAATAATGTATGAGTGAACCACTGTACAAAATCAATACTAATAAAAAATACTAAGAGTCTCGCCCAATAAGGAAATGTGTTGATGTCGAATAATTGAAAATTAGCAACCGATAATCCAACCAAACCTAAAATATCATTAAAAAACTGCTCTGCTGTATTTGATAAGGCAATAAGAACGATGAGGTTTAGTAAAAAGAAATTGAAAAACATGTAAAAAGTATCCAGCCAAAAATCTTTACGAAATAAAGGTTGGTTTTTGCGCCAAGGAAAGATAATTTCTAATCCCCAAACAATAAGAGAAATTATAATTAAACCATAAAAATAATTTTCCCATTGAATTTCAAACAAAACAGATTGTTTTAAGTAGTTCCAATAACCAGTGTAGGAGTTTTTTACGATTTCTAGGTATCTTTCCATAGGAGCTATAAATTTCAGCAATAAAAATAATGAATTAATGATTTATAATTTTAAATAAATCTCGTCCTTTCCATAGTCGTTCTTCTTGGGGCAAAATTTCCATATTGTCCCAAAAACCTGTAAGTAATGTTTGTGCATAAGCAGGAGGTAGCTGTTGTTCAGTCATTAATGTATTTGCTTTTTTATAATTATAAGAAAGAGTATGAAAAGAGTATGAAAAACCATTAGTGTCATTTAAAATGGCATACCAAACATGTGGTTTTGCATTGTTAGCAGGCATGCCAATAACTCCTGGATTTAACCAAAGAAGCGAGTCTTTTTCATCTGTAAAAGGAAGTCCGGAATGTCCAGCAACAATTACATCGCAATTAGTTTCATTGAATGATGAAATTTTATTTTTCCATGGAGTAGATTTAAAAATAAATTCAGAAATATAATGGTATGAACCATGTACCATGAAAATCTTTTTATTTGCATAAGTAAAAGAGATATAATTGGGTAGGGTTTGCATCCAATTAATTGAAGCTTCCGAAAGTTGGTTTTGAGCAAAAGGATACCACGCTTTTGAAAAAACATCACAACGAGAACCTTCTGTAAAATCACAACCACAATTAACCTCTCTATTTCGTAACTGTTGTTCTACATTTCCAATAATACTATGTGCTCCCCAGTTTATAAAGGCTTGTACTGTTTCTTCTGGTTGTGCACAATAGCCAACAATATCACCTGTGCAAAAACAGTTTTCAGGTGCTATATTTTCCTTTTCAGCGACTTTAATTAAAGCTTCTAAAGCTTGTAGATTACTGTAAACACCCCCAAACAAAAGTACTTTTCCTTTAACGGTATTTATGTATGTTGTTTTTGTATCCATAACGGAATTAAATAAAGAG
Encoded proteins:
- a CDS encoding metallophosphoesterase family protein, which gives rise to MDTKTTYINTVKGKVLLFGGVYSNLQALEALIKVAEKENIAPENCFCTGDIVGYCAQPEETVQAFINWGAHSIIGNVEQQLRNREVNCGCDFTEGSRCDVFSKAWYPFAQNQLSEASINWMQTLPNYISFTYANKKIFMVHGSYHYISEFIFKSTPWKNKISSFNETNCDVIVAGHSGLPFTDEKDSLLWLNPGVIGMPANNAKPHVWYAILNDTNGFSYSFHTLSYNYKKANTLMTEQQLPPAYAQTLLTGFWDNMEILPQEERLWKGRDLFKIINH